A genomic region of Janthinobacterium lividum contains the following coding sequences:
- a CDS encoding NADH-quinone oxidoreductase subunit D, producing the protein MAEIKNYTLNFGPQHPAAHGVLRLVLEMDGEVIQRADPHIGLLHRATEKLAEQKTYLQSVPYMDRLDYVSMMCNEHAYVMAIEKMLGLEVPLRAQYIRVMFDEMTRILNHLMWLGTHALDVGAMGPFLYCFRDREDLFDAYEAVSGARMHAAYYRPGGVYRDLPDAMPQHKASIIRNAKAIGKLNENRQGSLLDFIEDFARRFPNSVDEYETLLTDNRIWKQRTVGIGVVSPEDALAMGFTGAMLRGSGVQWDLRKKQPYEVYDLMDFDIPIGTNGDCYDRYLVRVEELRQSNRIIKQCVEWLRNNEGPVMTSNRKVAPPGRVDMKTNMESLIHHFKLFTEGFHVPPGEAYSAVEHPKGEFGVYLVSDGANKPYRMKLRAPDYAHLQSLDEMARGHMLADAVTIIGTQDIVFGSIDR; encoded by the coding sequence ATGGCTGAGATTAAGAACTACACCCTGAACTTTGGGCCGCAGCATCCGGCCGCGCACGGTGTGCTGCGCCTGGTGCTGGAGATGGACGGCGAAGTCATCCAGCGCGCCGACCCGCATATCGGCCTGCTGCACCGCGCCACCGAAAAGCTGGCCGAACAGAAGACCTACCTGCAATCCGTGCCGTACATGGACCGTCTCGACTATGTGTCGATGATGTGCAATGAACATGCGTACGTGATGGCCATCGAAAAGATGCTGGGCCTGGAAGTGCCGCTGCGCGCGCAATACATCCGCGTCATGTTCGACGAGATGACGCGCATCCTGAATCACCTGATGTGGCTCGGCACCCACGCGCTGGACGTTGGCGCCATGGGCCCGTTCCTGTATTGCTTCCGCGACCGCGAAGACTTGTTCGACGCCTACGAGGCAGTGTCGGGCGCGCGCATGCACGCAGCCTACTACCGCCCGGGCGGCGTGTACCGCGACCTGCCGGACGCGATGCCGCAGCACAAGGCGTCGATCATCCGCAACGCCAAGGCTATCGGCAAGCTGAATGAAAATCGCCAGGGTTCCCTGCTGGACTTCATCGAAGACTTCGCGCGCCGTTTCCCGAACTCCGTGGACGAGTACGAAACCTTGCTGACCGACAACCGTATCTGGAAACAGCGTACCGTCGGCATCGGCGTGGTCTCGCCGGAAGATGCGCTGGCCATGGGCTTTACGGGCGCCATGCTGCGCGGCTCGGGCGTGCAGTGGGACTTGCGCAAGAAACAGCCGTACGAAGTGTACGACTTGATGGACTTCGACATTCCTATCGGCACCAATGGCGATTGCTACGACCGCTACCTGGTCCGCGTGGAAGAGCTGCGCCAGTCGAACCGCATCATCAAGCAATGCGTGGAGTGGCTGCGCAACAATGAAGGTCCTGTCATGACCAGCAACCGCAAGGTGGCGCCTCCGGGCCGTGTCGACATGAAGACCAACATGGAATCGCTGATTCACCACTTCAAGCTGTTTACGGAAGGTTTCCACGTGCCGCCAGGCGAGGCCTACAGTGCCGTGGAACATCCGAAGGGCGAGTTCGGCGTGTACCTGGTGTCCGATGGCGCCAACAAGCCGTACCGCATGAAACTGCGCGCGCCAGACTACGCCC
- a CDS encoding NADH-quinone oxidoreductase subunit C, producing the protein MTTHLEVLQNALGTALGDRVSTTVALGEVTLVVKAEDYLAVMQTLRDDPTLHFEQLLDLCGVDYSTYGDGSWDGLRFAAVSHLLSVKHNWRVRVRVFAPDDDMPLLPSVVGIWRAVNWYEREAFDLLGILFEGHNDLRRLLTDYGFIGHPFRKDFPVSGYVEMRYDPEQKRVIYQPVTIEPRENVPRVIREEHYGMK; encoded by the coding sequence ATGACAACACATTTAGAAGTATTGCAAAACGCCCTCGGCACTGCCCTGGGCGATCGCGTTAGCACGACGGTTGCGCTGGGCGAAGTCACCCTGGTCGTCAAGGCCGAGGACTACCTGGCCGTGATGCAGACCTTGCGCGACGATCCGACCCTGCATTTCGAGCAGCTGCTCGACCTGTGCGGCGTCGACTACTCGACCTATGGCGACGGTAGCTGGGATGGCCTGCGTTTCGCGGCCGTGTCGCACTTGCTGTCGGTCAAGCATAACTGGCGCGTGCGCGTGCGCGTGTTCGCACCGGACGACGACATGCCGCTGCTGCCTTCCGTGGTGGGCATCTGGCGCGCCGTCAACTGGTACGAGCGCGAAGCATTCGACTTGCTGGGCATCCTCTTCGAAGGCCACAACGACTTGCGCCGCCTGCTGACCGACTACGGTTTCATCGGCCATCCGTTCCGCAAGGATTTCCCCGTCTCCGGCTATGTCGAGATGCGTTACGATCCGGAACAAAAGCGCGTGATTTACCAGCCCGTGACGATCGAGCCGCGGGAAAACGTGCCGCGCGTGATCCGCGAAGAACATTACGGGATGAAATAA
- a CDS encoding NuoB/complex I 20 kDa subunit family protein gives MAIEGVLSEGFITTSADKLINWARTGSMFPMTFGLACCAVEMMHVGAARYDMDRFGVVFRPSPRQSDVMIVAGTLCNKMAPALRKVYDQMAEPRWVISMGSCANGGGYYHYSYSVVRGCDRIVPVDVYVPGCPPTAEALLYGIMQLQNKIKRTSTIAR, from the coding sequence ATGGCTATTGAAGGCGTATTAAGCGAAGGTTTCATCACCACCTCGGCCGACAAGCTGATCAACTGGGCGCGCACCGGGTCTATGTTCCCGATGACGTTCGGTCTGGCCTGCTGTGCGGTCGAAATGATGCATGTGGGCGCAGCCCGCTACGATATGGACCGTTTCGGCGTCGTGTTTCGTCCGTCGCCGCGTCAGTCCGACGTCATGATCGTTGCCGGCACCCTGTGCAACAAGATGGCGCCGGCCCTGCGCAAGGTCTACGACCAGATGGCAGAGCCACGCTGGGTCATCTCGATGGGTTCCTGCGCCAATGGCGGCGGGTACTACCATTACTCCTATTCCGTGGTGCGCGGTTGCGACCGCATCGTGCCCGTCGACGTGTATGTGCCTGGCTGTCCTCCGACCGCTGAAGCCTTGCTGTACGGCATCATGCAGTTGCAGAACAAGATCAAGCGTACCAGCACGATCGCACGCTAA
- a CDS encoding NADH-quinone oxidoreductase subunit A has translation MNLENYFPVLLFIIIGLGVGIAPQLLGRLLGPNKPDAAKLSPYECGFEAFEDARMKFDVRYYLVAILFILFDLETAFFFPWGVAMRDLGWAGFVTMMVFIAEFVVGFWYIWKKGALDWE, from the coding sequence GTGAACCTCGAAAATTACTTCCCCGTCCTGCTGTTCATTATTATCGGCCTTGGTGTCGGTATCGCTCCCCAGCTCCTGGGGCGCCTGTTAGGTCCTAACAAGCCTGACGCAGCAAAACTCTCCCCGTACGAATGTGGCTTTGAAGCATTCGAAGACGCGCGCATGAAATTTGATGTGCGCTACTATCTGGTCGCAATCCTGTTTATTTTGTTCGATCTGGAAACGGCATTCTTTTTCCCATGGGGCGTTGCAATGCGCGACCTGGGCTGGGCCGGTTTCGTCACGATGATGGTGTTCATCGCTGAATTCGTGGTCGGATTTTGGTACATTTGGAAGAAAGGTGCCCTTGACTGGGAATAA
- the secG gene encoding preprotein translocase subunit SecG — MNMMFNLVVVVQVISALSIIALVLLQHGKGADMGAAFGSGASGSLFGATGSSNFMSKSTGVAAAIFFGATLALSLMANQRATTVGGGVMDKVVKPVPVTGAGAIPTTVPAAPAAPAASAPAAAAPVASTPAGAIPK; from the coding sequence ATGAACATGATGTTCAATCTGGTAGTGGTAGTACAGGTTATTTCGGCATTGTCGATTATCGCGCTGGTGTTGCTGCAGCACGGCAAGGGCGCCGACATGGGCGCCGCCTTCGGTTCGGGCGCCTCGGGCAGCCTGTTCGGTGCGACGGGTTCGTCGAACTTCATGTCGAAATCGACGGGCGTTGCCGCCGCGATCTTCTTCGGCGCCACCCTGGCTCTGTCGCTGATGGCCAATCAGCGCGCCACCACGGTGGGCGGCGGCGTGATGGATAAAGTCGTCAAGCCAGTGCCGGTCACCGGCGCGGGCGCGATCCCGACGACGGTGCCAGCAGCCCCTGCGGCACCAGCGGCCAGCGCTCCAGCGGCGGCGGCACCGGTTGCCAGCACCCCGGCCGGCGCGATTCCGAAGTAA
- the tpiA gene encoding triose-phosphate isomerase, with amino-acid sequence MRRKLVVGNWKMNGSRTSNAVLLSEIVAGLAASGAASAVCVPAPYLAQCQAQLAGTALGWGAQDVSAHAGGAYTGEISTAMLQDFGCGYVVIGHSERRAYHGESDAQVAAKTVAALAAGITPIVCIGETLAQREAGQTNAVVAQQLGAVLAAISADDVAKLVLAYEPVWAIGTGKTATPQMAQDVHQVLRGQLAAKNAVAAAGVQILYGGSMKPENAKELMAMPDIDGGLIGGAALKAADFLAIIHAAD; translated from the coding sequence ATGCGTCGCAAACTCGTCGTCGGAAATTGGAAAATGAACGGCAGTCGCACCTCGAACGCGGTGTTATTGTCTGAAATAGTTGCTGGCCTGGCTGCCTCTGGCGCCGCCAGCGCCGTTTGTGTGCCTGCGCCGTATCTGGCGCAGTGCCAGGCGCAATTGGCAGGCACGGCGCTCGGCTGGGGCGCGCAGGATGTGTCCGCGCATGCCGGCGGCGCCTACACGGGGGAAATCTCGACCGCCATGCTGCAGGATTTTGGCTGCGGCTATGTGGTGATCGGGCATTCCGAGCGCCGCGCCTACCATGGCGAGAGCGATGCGCAAGTGGCGGCCAAGACGGTTGCCGCGCTGGCGGCAGGCATCACGCCTATCGTCTGCATCGGCGAAACGCTGGCGCAGCGCGAAGCGGGCCAGACCAATGCCGTGGTGGCGCAGCAGCTGGGCGCCGTGCTGGCGGCGATTTCCGCCGACGATGTGGCGAAACTGGTGCTGGCCTATGAGCCAGTCTGGGCCATCGGCACGGGCAAGACCGCCACGCCGCAAATGGCGCAGGACGTGCATCAGGTATTGCGCGGCCAGCTGGCGGCAAAGAATGCGGTAGCGGCCGCCGGCGTGCAAATCCTGTACGGCGGCAGCATGAAGCCGGAGAACGCAAAAGAATTGATGGCGATGCCGGATATCGATGGCGGTCTGATCGGTGGAGCAGCATTGAAGGCGGCGGATTTCCTGGCAATTATTCACGCCGCTGATTGA
- a CDS encoding NAD(P)H-quinone oxidoreductase — MRAVAISQPGPADVLQIAERPTPQFKAGELLIKVHAAGINRPDVLQRLGKYAPPAGASDLPGLEVAGEVVDGDFTNTAFRKGDLVCALVQGGGYAEYCAAPAGQCLPLPKGLTALEGASLPENFFTVWSNVFDRCALADGETLLVQGGTSGIGVTAIQLAAALGHRVFATAGSDEKARACEALGAERGINYRTEDFVAVVKELTDGKGVDVILDMVGGDYLPREIDCLADDGRIGLIAVQGGTKAELDLGSLLRRRLTVTGSTLRPRSVAFKAAIANHLRATVWPLIEAGKIKPVIYKTFPLEKANEAHALMEASTHVGKIMLQVA, encoded by the coding sequence ATGCGTGCAGTTGCCATCAGCCAGCCAGGTCCCGCCGACGTTTTGCAGATCGCGGAGCGTCCCACGCCGCAATTTAAGGCGGGCGAACTGCTGATCAAGGTGCACGCGGCCGGCATCAACCGTCCCGACGTGCTGCAGCGCCTGGGCAAATACGCGCCGCCAGCCGGCGCGTCGGACTTGCCGGGCCTGGAAGTGGCGGGCGAAGTTGTCGATGGCGACTTCACTAATACCGCATTCAGGAAAGGCGACCTGGTCTGCGCACTGGTGCAGGGCGGCGGCTATGCCGAATACTGTGCCGCGCCCGCCGGCCAGTGCCTGCCCTTGCCGAAAGGCTTGACGGCGCTGGAAGGCGCGTCCCTGCCCGAGAATTTCTTTACCGTCTGGAGCAATGTCTTCGACCGCTGCGCGCTGGCCGATGGCGAAACGTTATTGGTGCAGGGCGGCACGTCCGGCATCGGCGTGACGGCCATCCAGCTGGCTGCCGCGCTCGGTCACCGCGTGTTTGCCACGGCGGGCAGCGACGAGAAGGCGCGCGCCTGCGAGGCCTTGGGTGCCGAACGGGGCATCAATTACCGCACGGAAGATTTCGTTGCCGTCGTCAAGGAATTGACCGATGGCAAGGGCGTCGACGTCATCCTCGACATGGTGGGCGGCGACTACCTGCCGCGCGAAATCGATTGCCTGGCCGACGATGGCCGCATCGGCCTGATCGCCGTGCAGGGCGGCACCAAGGCGGAACTGGACCTGGGTAGCTTGCTGCGCCGTCGCCTGACGGTGACGGGTTCCACCCTGCGTCCCCGTTCGGTCGCCTTCAAGGCTGCCATCGCCAACCACCTGCGCGCGACCGTCTGGCCGCTGATCGAGGCAGGCAAGATCAAGCCCGTGATCTATAAAACTTTCCCGTTGGAAAAAGCCAACGAGGCGCATGCCTTGATGGAAGCGAGCACGCACGTGGGCAAGATCATGTTGCAAGTTGCCTGA
- a CDS encoding tetratricopeptide repeat protein — protein sequence MKKLIITLLMLLTIQLPARAGFAEGASAYNNKNYALAYKEILPLAKTGSADAQHLLGLMYYMGRGLPQDYKQAMFWHRKAAEQGKADAQYVVGAMYYTGNAVLQDHKQAVGWFRKAAEQNHAEAQQVLGLMYRYHMGGVQQDNVIAYMLWNLAAANGNANAADQRAAVVRKMTHEQVEEGQALSAKWKPGTPLPRQSKTGGA from the coding sequence ATGAAAAAACTGATCATTACATTACTCATGCTGTTGACGATACAGCTACCCGCGCGGGCTGGCTTCGCCGAAGGCGCCAGCGCCTACAACAACAAGAATTACGCGCTAGCCTACAAGGAAATATTGCCACTGGCCAAGACCGGCAGTGCCGATGCCCAGCATTTGCTGGGTTTGATGTATTACATGGGGCGGGGCTTGCCGCAGGATTACAAGCAAGCCATGTTCTGGCACCGCAAGGCGGCCGAGCAGGGCAAGGCCGACGCCCAGTATGTGGTGGGCGCCATGTATTACACGGGCAACGCCGTGCTGCAAGACCATAAGCAGGCCGTCGGCTGGTTCCGCAAGGCGGCCGAGCAGAATCATGCCGAGGCACAGCAGGTGCTGGGCCTGATGTACCGCTACCACATGGGCGGCGTGCAGCAGGACAACGTCATCGCCTACATGCTGTGGAACCTGGCGGCGGCGAATGGCAACGCGAATGCGGCCGACCAGCGCGCCGCCGTGGTGCGCAAGATGACGCATGAGCAAGTCGAGGAAGGGCAAGCCCTGTCGGCGAAATGGAAGCCCGGCACGCCATTGCCGCGCCAGTCGAAGACGGGCGGCGCCTAA